The bacterium sequence CATCGTCTCGTTCTGGCTCGAGAACCTGCCACAGCACTTCGCCTTTTACGGCAACGGTCTGTACACGCTCGAAGTAGACAACCTGTTCGACGTTCAGAGGCACCTGGAGAGGCCGGAGACCGTATTTGCCGTCGTTCAGGGCGGCAAGCTCGAGGGACTTCCACCCGTCCTCCTCGACCGTCTGCACACGGTGGCGGAAGCGCGGCTGGCCAGGAAGCAAGTCCTCCTGATCACCAACACCCGACCCGGGGATACGAAGGCCGTCTCCGCGCCCACCGAGGGGAGTGGCTCGACCGACTAGCCTGGCCCGGCCGCCCGCGAAAAGCGGCAGATCAAGTAGCGCTTCTTTTCTCGAAACAGGCGGCTATCGATGTTCTCCATACGGGCGCCGACTCGCCGCAGGCGCTTGCGCAGGAAGCGCGCAACCGCGCGGGTCAAGCGAGGCTTCTTTTGACCGCCGCGCAGGAACGCCAGTCGCAAGGTGGGGAAGAGGTAGCGATCGGCCAGCTGGCAGGCGAGATCGAGAGTCGGCGCCACCTGCTCGGTGACGTCCTCCTCGTGCTCCAGCGCGAAGCCCGCGGCCTCTGCGGCCGAGAAGAAGTCGGCCAGGAGATGGCCACTCTTGACGATATAGCTGCCGTCTTTGACCAGCGGAAAGTAGTCACTGACCAATAGGCTGCCCGTGGGTTCGAGCACGCGCTCGACGGCCGGGAAGAGCCGCTCGAGCGGCACGTACTGCGCGGACTCACTCATGAGCACGAGATCGAACGGCGTTTCGCTCTTGAAGTCTTCGAAGCGGCACTTGTGGAATCTGAAGCCGGTCGCAGCCCGGAACCTCTCCCCGTGGGAGGCGTCGGGGCTCAGGCCTTCGACTTCGTAGCCCAGCTTTTTCAGAGCGCGCGCGTTGCCGCCCGCTCCGCTCCCGACGTCGAGGACTCGCTTGGCGCCATCGGGAATCAAGCCGAGCAGGCGATCGAGGTAACGCTTCTGAGCGGCGCGCATTCCTTCCAGGGATAGCGAATCGGCTTCGTCCCAAAGCCCATAGTGAAGATGTTCGAGCCCCAGGACCTCGAGGTAGAAGCGCAGGCCGACGTCGTCGCTGGGCACCTCGGTCGCCGCGAGGAGCCGGTCCAGCTCCAGAGTCTCCTCCAGGGGCCGGTCCAGGAATGAAAAACGATCGATATCCAATGCCTACTCCCGTGCGAGCTTCTTGAGGGCTCCCCGATCGACCTTGCCGAGGTGCGTTCGGGGTAGAGAGTCGACGATGAAGACCCGGCGTGGGTGCTTATAGGGCTGCAGATTGTCGAGCACGAAGCTCTTGAGCACCTCTTCGAGATCGTCCCCCGGCCCGGTGCTGATCACGAAGGCACACGGCTTGGTCAACCCGTCCTCATTGCAAACCCCGATCACCGCACACTCGGCCACCGCGGGATGTCGCATCAGGCAGCTCTCGACTTCCTGCGGCGCGAGCCACTTGCCACCGACCTTGAGCACGTCGTCGCCGCGACCGCAGTAGGTCACGTATCCGGCCTCGTCTCTTTGCACCAGATCGCCACCCACGAACCATTCGCCTCGAAACGACTCCGCGGTCTTGGCCACGTTCTGCCAGTAGCCGATGGCACGCGATTCGCCTTTCACCCAGAGGCGGCCGATCTCGCCGTCCGGAACTTCCCGGCCTTCGTCGTCACAGACCTTGATCTCGAAGCCCGGCACGACCCGGCCGAGCGTTCCGGGCTTGACCGCTCCCGGGACGTTGCTGACGAAGATGTGCCACATCTCCGCGGTTCCCAGGCCGTCCAGCAATTCGGTGCCGAAGGTCTCCTTCCAGCGCTCGTAGAGCGGAGCCGGCAAGGCCTCACCGGCAGAGGTCGCAAATCGGAGCGACGAGAAGTCCCGTTCGGCGGCTTGGGCATGACTGACCATCTGGTTGATCATGGTGGGCACATTGATCAGCACGGTCGGGCGATGACGCTGGATCTTCTCGAACAGAATCTCGGCCGTCGGCTTCTCGGGGAACAAGACGGTCGAGCCGCCGACCGCGAACGGGAACAGCAGGTTCGACCCGGTCGCGTAGCCGAAGAAGAGCTTGGGTACCGAGAGTGTGATGTCGTCCCGAGAAAATCCCAGCGCTTTCTTGGCGTAGCACTCGGTGGTGTTTGCAAAGGACCGGTGAGTCTGGACGACGGCCTTCGGCCGCCCCGTCGTGCCCCCGGAGAAGAGCCAGATTGCGGGGTCGTCGGGGTGGGTAGGCGCTGTCGTCAGGTTGCCATCGAGACCCGTTGCCACCTCCTCGAAGGACTCCGAACCGGCCGGGGTCCCGCCGACGACGAGAAGGGCCGGGCGACGACTGGCCTTCCGTGCCGCTCTCTCGAACGAGTCCAGCACCGAAGCGTCGACCACCGCACACGTCGCGCGGCTGTAGTCGAGCAAGGCCGCCAGGTTGTCGGCCTCCAGATCGGGGTTGACCATGACCACCACCGCGCCCAGCTTCAGAATGCCGAACAGGGCTCCAACGTACTCCGGCGAGTCGCGCAGCGCGATCAGGACTCGTTCCTCCCGCCGGACTCCTTTTCGGCTCAGAGCCTGTCCGAAGCGACTCGCGAGGAGTAGCACCTCCTCGTAGGTCATGGAGCCCTCGTCGGTACGTATGGCTACGGCTTCGCCGAGTCCCTCCTGAATTCGCTGATCGAGGAAGTAGTCCGCGATATTGAACCGTTCGCCGGGCCGGAAAACCATCGAGGCGCTAGCCTAGCGGTTTATCCATCCGGCCCGCCACTTATGGGAAGAAAGGGCCTTTCCTCGAACAGGACTCACATCAAACCGGTCGGTTCTTCGCCGCAAACTCTCCTTGCACTTCGAAGCCGTCGCCGAGGGCGATCGAGGGTGAATCGAAGGTTACGGCACCTCCATCGCGCACCTTGTACTCGCTGGCGGCGATCGAGCGGCAAGCCGACTCGGTCGTGGTGGAGTTGACCTCCTGGGAGACCAATACCAAGTCGCCGTTGGTCCCGTCGCACGAGCCCACGGGATCCGGGTCGGGCTCGGCAAGGGGATCGACGACTTCGGTGGCGTCGGAGGACTCACCGTCATGCTCGGCTCCCTCCGCGACAACGTGCTCCTCGACCGTCAGGAGAAGCGATAGGAGCTCCGGCGCTGGGATCTCGTCGGCATGGGGCAGCGTCACCGGCTCCGGCCAGGGATTCCCGCTCACCGCGAGGAGATAGGCTCCGCTCCGGAGCTTGGGCCGGAGCGGGTCGCTATCGACAGTGAAGTTCGCGAAGCGAGACAGCACCTCGGGGGTGTCGGGCATCCATCCCGATGTCGGATCCGATGTCGGAAAAGTCGCGCCGAGGATCGAGCCCGACCGGCAAGGCAAGGTCTCGACAAGCAGCGGCAGGGATCCGTCGATCCCCACCGGGACATCGAACCGATTGGATGCGCCGAGGTTGAGGACCGGGCTCTCTCCATACGACCACGCGAAGTAGCTGAGCAGCTCATCCGGTTGGTCGAGCTCCGGGGACGGAAAAAACACCGAGAGATCGACACGATCGAACACGCCCCGCTTGGGCAACTGCGGATAGAGCCCGTGGACGGTTACGCGGGCGCATCCGAGCGAGAGATCCACGTCACCCCCCGCGAGCGCTCGAGCCGGCACGACTCGCGCCCCAGGCATGGACTGCTCGAGGCTCGACAGGTCCCAGACATCGCTGCCCTCGAGATAGCCGATTGGCAACTCGTCCGGCGCCAAGGTCGCGCCGCTCGGGTCGCCCAGCACGCCCAGCCCTGAGGCGCGGGCGATGCCCTCGATCGACGGGGCCAGGACCAAGGCCGAAATCCAGGCGAGGACCTCGCGGCGCCTCACCGGAGCGTGCCAGTTCGGCTTCCAGGGCTCGGGACTCGTCATGGCTACACGCTCGGGCTCAACTTCGGGTCGGAGTTCGAGTGTCATCCAGGGCGCTCCTTTCTACCCATCCTTGCGGCTGGCGCGTTCTCCCAGTACCTATATAGCACGCCGGGGCCGTTCCCAGCACGCGGGCAAGGCGATGCGCAAGGCTGCCCGCAAAGGTGGCCCGCGTGGACCACCCAGGTGGGTATGGCCGCCCAAGACTCCAGGTGGTAAACGGAACGCGAGGCGGACAGCGCACCCGGGGAGACCGAGGGCCGCCTGGCCGTCACCCAAAGACCATTGCTCCGAAGGAGGGTGCCGTGAAGTCCAGTGTCGCGTTACCGGTTTCCGCTCGTTCGCCGATCGCAAAGTGGTTGCTCCTGGCAATCATGTTCCCGCTTACAACCGTTTCGTGTGGGCCCGCGTTGAGAAACGCTCGGATCATCGCCAGCGCCAACGTGTCTTGATCCGTTTCGGCCGGATGAATGGCAAGTGCCCACGAGCTGCGGAAGGAGCCTCGTTTTGTCGCTTACAAAGTGGAGAGGAAGGGCCTCGGCTCGACCGGCGAGAGCGCGGAACCGAGGCCTATCCATGAAGAGGCTGAGACGGAGTGGAAGAAGCATGGATTGGGAGCGACGGCAATGAGAGAAGCGGGCCAGGTCGTGCCAACGGGCTTTGGTGAGCCCGCCTTCGTTGCCCACGAGGTGACCAAGGTCTACCACATGGGTGAGGTCGAGGTGCACGCGCTGCGAGGGGTGGACCTGGAGCTCTGGGCCTCCGAGCTGGTGGTCCTGCTGGGGCCTTCGGGCAGCGGCAAGTCGACCCTGCTCAACATTCTGGGGGGACTCGACGTCCCGACCGCGGGAACGGTCTGGTACCGGGACCACGAGCTGACCGCGGCGAACGAGACCGAGCTCACCCGCTACCGGCGCGAGCACGTCGGCTTCGTCTTTCAGTTCTACAACCTGATCCCGAGTCTGACCGCGGTCGAGAACGTCGCCCTGGTGACGGACATCTCGGAGGCGCCGATGGATCCGGCCGAAGCGTTGGGCTTGGTCGAGCTCGGCGATCGCAAAGATCACTTCCCGGCGCAGCTCTCCGGCGGCGAGCAGCAGCGAGTCGCGATCGCGCGGGCGATCGCCAAGCAGCCGGACGTTCTGCTTTGCGACGAGCCGACCGGCGCGCTGGATATCTCAACCGGCGTTCTGGTGCTCGACGCGATCGCGCGCGTCAATCGGGAGCTTGGCACCACAGTCGCCGTGATCACCCACAACGTCGCCATCGCCGCTATGGCGGACCGGGTGTTGCGGCTCGCCGACGGCCGAATCGCGAACGAGGAGCGCAACGAACGGCGGGCCGAGGCCCGCGAGCTCGAATGGTGAAGCCATGCTGACAATCGACAGAAAACTCCTACGCGATTTGAGACAGCTCAAGGGGCAAGCGCTGGCGATCGGTCTGGTGATCGCCGCGGGGGTGGCGATG is a genomic window containing:
- a CDS encoding benzoate-CoA ligase family protein, whose amino-acid sequence is MVFRPGERFNIADYFLDQRIQEGLGEAVAIRTDEGSMTYEEVLLLASRFGQALSRKGVRREERVLIALRDSPEYVGALFGILKLGAVVVMVNPDLEADNLAALLDYSRATCAVVDASVLDSFERAARKASRRPALLVVGGTPAGSESFEEVATGLDGNLTTAPTHPDDPAIWLFSGGTTGRPKAVVQTHRSFANTTECYAKKALGFSRDDITLSVPKLFFGYATGSNLLFPFAVGGSTVLFPEKPTAEILFEKIQRHRPTVLINVPTMINQMVSHAQAAERDFSSLRFATSAGEALPAPLYERWKETFGTELLDGLGTAEMWHIFVSNVPGAVKPGTLGRVVPGFEIKVCDDEGREVPDGEIGRLWVKGESRAIGYWQNVAKTAESFRGEWFVGGDLVQRDEAGYVTYCGRGDDVLKVGGKWLAPQEVESCLMRHPAVAECAVIGVCNEDGLTKPCAFVISTGPGDDLEEVLKSFVLDNLQPYKHPRRVFIVDSLPRTHLGKVDRGALKKLARE
- a CDS encoding ABC transporter ATP-binding protein, giving the protein MREAGQVVPTGFGEPAFVAHEVTKVYHMGEVEVHALRGVDLELWASELVVLLGPSGSGKSTLLNILGGLDVPTAGTVWYRDHELTAANETELTRYRREHVGFVFQFYNLIPSLTAVENVALVTDISEAPMDPAEALGLVELGDRKDHFPAQLSGGEQQRVAIARAIAKQPDVLLCDEPTGALDISTGVLVLDAIARVNRELGTTVAVITHNVAIAAMADRVLRLADGRIANEERNERRAEARELEW
- a CDS encoding methyltransferase domain-containing protein is translated as MDIDRFSFLDRPLEETLELDRLLAATEVPSDDVGLRFYLEVLGLEHLHYGLWDEADSLSLEGMRAAQKRYLDRLLGLIPDGAKRVLDVGSGAGGNARALKKLGYEVEGLSPDASHGERFRAATGFRFHKCRFEDFKSETPFDLVLMSESAQYVPLERLFPAVERVLEPTGSLLVSDYFPLVKDGSYIVKSGHLLADFFSAAEAAGFALEHEEDVTEQVAPTLDLACQLADRYLFPTLRLAFLRGGQKKPRLTRAVARFLRKRLRRVGARMENIDSRLFREKKRYLICRFSRAAGPG